TTCAACGTCCGCTACGCCGCGCTCCGCAACCTCGACTACCACTTCGCCCACATCGAGGGCGACGCGATGAGCGCGCTCGTCGACCGCTGGCCGGCCCTGCCCGCGCCTTACGTGTATCTTGCACGCACCGCGTGGTGGGCCGGCGTCGTCCCGCTCGTCCTCGCGCTCCTCCCGCTCGCGTTCGCGCGCACGCGTCGCGTCGCGATCGTGCTGTGGGCGCAGATCGTCGGCTGGATCGTCCTCGTCGCGTTCAACGGCCAGGTCCGCTGGCAGAACGAGCGCTACGTGATGCCGGCGGTGGCGTGGCTCCTCGTCCTCGCGGTCCTCGGCGTGAGCGTGGCCTTCCGCGCGCGCGCGGCGCCGGGGCGGCGCCTCCTCCCGTACGGCCCGCTCCGCCCGTCGATCCCGGTCGTCCTCGTCACCGGCGCGCTCGTCGTGCAGACGATCGGCGTCCTCACGCGGCCGGCGGGGGAGCTGCCTTCGTTCCGCCTCTCGTGGCTCCTCGCGCTCGCGTGCGCGGGCGCGGCGGCGTTCGTCCTCCGCTACCGCCCGGCGCGGATCGGCCTCGTCGCGCTCTTGGTCCTCTTCGCGTGGGACCATCAGCGGCCGAAGATGCGCGACCAGAAGTGGTTCTTCGGCCGCGCGTCGCGCAACATCCGCGACCAGCACCTCACCCTCGGCAGGTACCTCGCGGAGACGAAGCCGAAGCGCGTCCTCGTCGGCGACGCGGGCGCGATCCTCTACGAGTCGGACCGGCCGGGCCTCGACATCATCGGCCTCGGCGGCTACCACACGCTGCCCTTCGCGCGCGCGAGCGTGCACGGCCTCCCCGCGACGCTGGAGCTGCTCGAGCGGATCCCGAAGGCGGATCGCCCCGACGTCCTCGCGATCTTCCCGACGTGGTGGGGCGTCCTGCCGGTGTGGTTCGCGGACGACCTGCTCCGCCGCTTCCCGGTCGAGGGCAACGTGATCTGCGGCGGCTACGAGCAGAACGTCTACCGCGCGAACTGGAGCCTCCTCAACACCGGCGACCACATGCGCTGGGAGTCACGCCCGCGCGACGGCACGTGGGAGGGGCGGCTGCAGGAGAAGCCGAAGACCGAGGTCGACGTCGGCGACCTCGTGAGCGAGCGGCAGAACGGCTACCGCTTCGATCGGCCGCAGAACGGGTGGACGGACATGCGCATCCTCCCCGACCCTGCCGATCCGCAGAAGGACATGTTCGACGCGGGCCGCCGCATCGCGGTCGGGAAGAGCGAGAGCTTCGACGCGCGCGGCCTCGTCCTCGGCAAGCCGTTCCACGTCGTCGTGCGCATCGCGCAGGAGAGCGCGACCACGGTGCGGATCCGCGTCGAGGGCGCGGACGCGGGGAAGCTCGAGCTGACGCGCACGAACGCGTGGGAGGAGAAGGCGTTCCAGGTCGACGGCGCCCTCACGAAGCGCGAGACTCTCCGCGTCACGCTCACGAACGAGGGGCCCGGCGACTTCGTCGACTACCACCTCTGGGTCACGCAGTAGGGCGCGCGACGTGATGAGCATGTTCGGGACGTGGTCGCTGCCGGCCGATGGGGCGGCGAAGCTCGCGCTCGCGCTCGCGCTCGTCGTCGGGGTGCTCGCGTGGCGGTGGCCGTCGCTGCTGCTCGTGGAGGGCTCGCGTCGGCGGTTCCTCGCGATCGCGAGCGTCGCGGCGGGTGTGCTGTCGGTCGCGTACGTCTCGCTCTACCTCCGCGGCGGGCCGCGCATCGTCGACGCGACGACGTACTGGCTGCAGGGGCGCGCGCTGTCGCACGGCGACCTCGCGTGGACGCCGCTCGATCCGACCGCGAGCTTCCGCGGGCGCTTCCTCCTCTATCGCGAAGGCTCCCTCGGAGGCTCCCTCGGCGGCATCTTCCCGCCCGGGTACCCCCTCCTCCTCGCGGCCGGCTTCCTCCTCGGCGCGCCGATGGTGATCGGGCCCGCGCTCGCCGCCGCGCTCGTCGTCGCGACGTACCGCCTCGCGCTCGCGATGTGCAAGACGGGCGCGGAGGACCGGGCGATCTCCGGCGAGGACGAGCGCGTCGCGCGCGCGGCGGCGCTCCTCTCCGTCGCCTGCGCCGCGCTCCGGTACCACACCGCCGACACGATGAGCCACGGCGCGACCGCGCTCGGCGTCGCGATCGCGCTCGAGGCCGCGCTCCGCGGACGCGCGACGATCGCGTGGCTCGCGGTCGGCTACGTCGCCGCCACACGCCCCGTGAGCGCGCTGCCGATCGGCGCCGTCGTCGCCGCGCTCGTCCTGCGGAAGGACCGCCTGCGCTCGCTCCTCGGCCTCGCCCCCGGCGTCCTCTTGCTCCTCGCGTCGCAGCGCGCGGTGACCGGCTCGTGGCTCGCGTCGTCGCAACGCATGTATTATGCACTCAGCGACGGACCGGAGGGCTGCTTCCGCTGGGGCTTCGGCGCGGGGACCGGCTGCCTCTTCGAGCACGGCGACTTCGTGCGGACGCGGCTCCCCCACGGCTACGGGATCGTCGAGGCGCTCGGCACCACCGCGCGGCGGCTGCATCATCACCTCCTCGACGTCGCGAGCTTCGAGCCGCTCGCGCTCCTCGTGCTCGTTCCCGCGCTGAAGAAGCACCGCGCCGCGTACGCCGCGAGCGCGCTCGTCGGCCTCCACGTCCTCGCCTACGCGCCGTTCTATTTCGACGGCGACTACCCCGGCGGCGGCGCGCGCTTCTTCGCCGACGTGCTGCCGATCGAGCACGCGCTCGTCGCGGTCGGCGTCGCGCTCCTCGCGCGCGCGGCGAAAGAGCGCGCGCTCCACGCCGTCCTCGCGCTCTCGCTCCTCGGCTTCGCCGTCCACGCGGTGCATCTGCATCGAGAGCTCCGCGATCGCGACGGCGGGCGCCCGATGTTCGAGCCCGACGTCCTCGCGCAGGCGAGCCTGAAGCAAGGGCTCGTGTTCGTCGACACCGATCACGGCTTCGCGCTCGGCCACGATCCCGCGCGCACGCCGGCCGACGGCATCGTCGTCGCGCGCCGGCGCGAGGACGATCGCGATCGCCTCCTCTTCGAGCGGCTCGATCGCCCCCCCACCTACTGGTACCGCCTCGAGCCGAGCGGCCCCGTCCTCACCCCGTGGGCCCCGCCCGAGCTGGGGCCCGTCCTCCGCTTCGAGGCGGAGGCCGAGTGGCCGGTCCGATCGCAGTCCGGCGGCTTCGCGGTCCCGGCCTGGACCCACGCCTGCGCCTCCGGCCGCCGCGCCCTCGTCCTCACGCCGGCGGACGGGACCATCCCGGCGACGGCGACCTTCGAAATCCCGGTGCCGGAGGCCGGGACCTACGAGCTCAGCCTCCAGGTCTCGGCCGGGCGTACCCCTGGCGCGACCACCATTAAGGAGGGACCGGCCCGGGGTGGGCTCTCGATCGCAGAGGAGCGCATCGACTGGGTGAATCCCGAGACGTGCGCGACGGTCGAGCCCCGGACCGTGACGCTCGAGCCGCCGCGCGTGGTGGTCACGTTCGAGGCCACGGGGGGGCCGATCGGGCTCGACGCGGTCCGCCTCCGAAGCCTCGGATCCCGTTGACGTTTCTAAGGAAGCTGGTTTCATGTCGCGAGGCTCGACGAGCCTCGGAGCGGAGAAAGCCATGACGAAGAGTGAGCTCATCGACGCGATGGCCGCGAAAAGCCAACTCACGAAGGCCCGCGCCGAGCTCGTCGTGAACTGCGTCTTCGAGGCCATGACGGAGGCCCTGCAGAAGGGCGAAGGGATCGAAATCCGCGGCTTCGGGAGCTTCACGGTCCGCCCGTACAAGGCGTATTCGGGCCGCAACCCGCGCACCGGCGCGCCGGTCCCCGTTCCGCCGAAGCGCCTGCCGTTCTTCAAGGTCGGCAAGGAGCTCAAAGAGCTCGTCAACAACAGCCGCCTGACCTCGCAGATCACCGGCGGCGACGACAAAGACGACTGATCCGTGGCGGCCTCGGTAGAAGAGCAGCTCGCGGTCCTGACCCGCGGCGCGGTCGACGTCCATGTGCAGAAGGAGCTCGCGGAGCGCCTGAAGCGATCGATCGACAGCGGCAAGCCGCTCCGCGTGAAGTGCGGCTTCGATCCGACGCGGCCCGATCTCCACATCGGCCACGCCGTCGTCATGTCGAAGATGCGGCAGTTCCAGGAATTCGGCCATCAGGTCATCCTCCTCGTCGGCGAGTTCACCGCGATGGTCGGCGACCCCACCGGCAAGAACGAGGCGCGCCCTCCGCTCACGCGCGAGGAGGTGCAGGCCTCCGCGAAGACGTACACCGATCAGGCGTTCAAGATCCTCGACCGCGACAAGACCGAGGTCCGCTCGAACTCCGAGTGGCTCGACAAATTGAACGGGCTCGACTGGGTGCGGCTCCTCGCGCAGTCCACCGTCTCGCGCATGCTCGACCGCAACGACTTCGGCCTCCGCTACAAGGAGCAGCGGCCGATCCATCTCCACGAGTTCCTCTACCCGCTCCTCCAGGGCTACGACTCCGTCGCGCTCGAGTGTGACATCGAGCTCGGCGGCACCGACCAGCTCTTCAACCTCCTCGTCGGTCGCGACATCATGCCGACGTACGGGAAGACCGCGCAGATGGTCCTCACGATGCCGCTGCTCGAGGGCACCGACGCGAAGATGGAGAACGGCGTCGTCGTCGGCAAGAAGATGTCGAAGAGCGCCGACAACTACATCGGCCTGAGCGAAGAGCCGCTCGTCATGTTCCGCAAGGTCATGCAGATCGACGACGACGTGATCTTCCGTTACTTCGAGCTCCTCTCCGCGCGCTCGAACGCCGACATCGCCGCGCTGAGAGAAGAGAAGAAGAACGGCCGTGACCCGCGCGAGATCAAGGCGCTCTTCGCGAAGGAGATCGTCACGCGCTTCCACTCCGCCGAGGCGGCGACGGCGGCGGAAGCGGAGTTCAAGAACGTCTACTCCGCCGACGCGATCCCGACCGACATCGAGGAGCAGACGATCCCGATCGACACCGCGACGCTCTGGATCGCGAAGGCGCTCGCCGCCGCCGGCCTCGTGAAGTCCACGAGCGACGGACGGCGCCTCGTCGAGCAAGGCGGCGTCGAGGTCGACCAGCAGCGCGTGACCGACGTCCAGCTCCAGCTCGAGCGCGGGAAGAGGTACCTCCTCCGCGTCGGCTCGAAGAATCGACGCTTCAAATACGTCGTCGTCGCGTAGCGTCCCCTATCATTCCGCGCATGAGCGCACGATTTCGTGGGGTCGGGGTCATCGTGATCGCCGTCGCGGCGGCGGCCACGGCGTGGGCTTGCGGCGACGACGACGCGCCGGCGCCGGGCGACGTGGACGCGGGCGACGGCGGGGACACGAGCCCGACCGACGCCGCGCCGGCGGACACCGGCACGAACGACACCGGCAGCCCCGACGCGGAGGCGCCGGCGTTCGTCTGCGCCGACGCGGGCGCCTCCGTCGTCGACGCGTCGGCGTGCGCGGTCAGCTTCAAGACCGACGTGTTCCCGCTCCTCTCCGGATGCGCGAACTGCCACTCGGGCGGCACGCCGCCGAAGTTCAGCCCGAACGATCCCGACACGACGTGGAAGGCCTTCGCCGCGTTCGAGAGCAAGGTGAAGCGGCGCCTCATCGACCCGTGCTCCACCGCCGTCGCCGACTCCGTCCTCGTGCAGACGCTCGATCCGACGGTGCCCGCGGACGAGCGCGGCTCACTCATGCCGCCGGGCGCCGGCCTCGCGTCGGCGGTGCCGAAGGTGAAGCAGTGGGTCGAGTGCGGAGCGCCCAACAACTGATCCGCCCGCTCGCGGTCGTGTCGGCGCTCGCGATCGTCGCGTGCGCGCCGCGGCCCCCCGCACCTTCGGGCCCGAAGCCGGTCCCGCTCCACCTCGAGCCCGCCTGCGACCTCGCGCCGGCCGCGGGCGTCGAGTGGGTCGTCGAGGTGAAGCCGCGGGCGATCGCGGAGGTCCCGGACCTCATCCCCGCGATCGGGCTCGTCCTGCCCGAGGAGCGGCTCCAGGTGTTCGCCGCCGCGCACGGCGGGATCGACCTGCGCCAGACGAAGGACCTGTGTGTTGCACAATACAAGGATTCGTCGCTCGCGATCGTGAGCGTCCCGCTCGATCCGGATCGCGTCGCGCAGGCCTTCGCCGCGCGGACGGCGGAGCCGCCGGTGCGCACGATCCTGGCGCCGAACCCGCTCGTGCTCCGCCTCGCTGGACGCGTGCAGGACGACAACGAGCGGCTCACGCTCTTCGGGCGCGACGCGGCGGCGCTCGAGCGCGGCACGACCGGACCGCTCCGCGCCGCCGAGGCCTTCGCGTTCATGAAGCTGAAGAAGGCGACGCCGGCGCTGCGAGGCGCGGCGCTCTCGCGCGCGAGCGAGGTCGTGCGCGACGCGCCGGTGCGCGCGTTCGCGGCGGGCCCGTTCGAGGGCGAGGTCGCGCGCGGGCTCGGCGGGATCCTCCGCGCGACCACGGCGGTGGGCGCGGCGGTGAAGTGGACCGGCCAAGGGACCGCGCTCGACGTGCGGATCGCGCTCGTCGGCGCGTGGGGAGACGACGGGCCGGCGGCCGCGCAGCGCCTCGCGGCCGCCGCGAACGTGCTCGCGGACAGCGCGATCGGCCGGCTCCTCGGCCTCGACCAGCCGATCCGCTCCCCGACCGCGCGCGCCGAGAACGACGCGCTCGTGCTCGAGGCGACGCTCGACGGCGCCGCCCTCGCGCGAGGCCTCCACGCCGCCCTCGACGCCGAGATCGCCGACATCATGCGCCGTTGAGGTATTCAACGTCGGGGGCTTCGCCGGCTTCTCCCCCGACACCCCCACCCCAGACACGGCACTCGCGGCCGCTTCTGGGGCCCCTCAAGGCTTCGGCCAGGTTCCGCTTCGCGCGGAGCCCCGGATAGGTGCATACTTCAAGACGTGGGGCGATTCGCCGATCTCGAGACCTGCGCCGAGCTGACGCTCGAGCATGCGCGCGAAGCTGCCGCATCGCTCGTGTCGATGCGCGCGTTCCTCGACTGGGCGTCGTTCACCGCGCGTCCGGAGGAGGGCGCGCCGAAGGTGCTGCTCGCGATCGCGCAGCTCGCGCAGGCGAGCTGGATCGACGGGGCGCTCTACGTCGACGTCACCGGCGACGACGCGGTGACGAAGATCTCCATCTTCGCCGACTACGGGTTCGGCATTCGCGAGCGCCTCCTTCCGCTCGCGCGCCTCGACGCGCCGTTCGACGAGTTCGTCCGCGCGGTGCGGCTCTCGCCGAAGCTCATCGCGCCGTTCCGCGGCGAGACCCTCGCCGGCTCGCTCATCCTCACGCCGCCGGACGCGGAGCTCGGGGAGGAGAAGGACCTCGCGGACATCGCGATCGCGG
The DNA window shown above is from Labilithrix sp. and carries:
- a CDS encoding integration host factor subunit beta: MTKSELIDAMAAKSQLTKARAELVVNCVFEAMTEALQKGEGIEIRGFGSFTVRPYKAYSGRNPRTGAPVPVPPKRLPFFKVGKELKELVNNSRLTSQITGGDDKDD
- a CDS encoding tyrosine--tRNA ligase → MAASVEEQLAVLTRGAVDVHVQKELAERLKRSIDSGKPLRVKCGFDPTRPDLHIGHAVVMSKMRQFQEFGHQVILLVGEFTAMVGDPTGKNEARPPLTREEVQASAKTYTDQAFKILDRDKTEVRSNSEWLDKLNGLDWVRLLAQSTVSRMLDRNDFGLRYKEQRPIHLHEFLYPLLQGYDSVALECDIELGGTDQLFNLLVGRDIMPTYGKTAQMVLTMPLLEGTDAKMENGVVVGKKMSKSADNYIGLSEEPLVMFRKVMQIDDDVIFRYFELLSARSNADIAALREEKKNGRDPREIKALFAKEIVTRFHSAEAATAAEAEFKNVYSADAIPTDIEEQTIPIDTATLWIAKALAAAGLVKSTSDGRRLVEQGGVEVDQQRVTDVQLQLERGKRYLLRVGSKNRRFKYVVVA